One genomic window of Pungitius pungitius chromosome 11, fPunPun2.1, whole genome shotgun sequence includes the following:
- the LOC119197644 gene encoding zinc finger protein ZFAT-like isoform X3: MEDQKAAGAVFMCRLCHLFSPSRAQLLSHCSAVHSEQQQPPDEIIVALRPLAAEPVDPSAERPVKRKRGRPKGSKKKLRTDLIKSQAESTQSDVQRDKEKEKGDEQCSSAQTGKSHDRIQGLECRDCHRSFSNRRQIRKHICIREEDEEDEEDNGSPCGGAGMDGCGSLDPKGADPLQSPVKPGPVRKKGFGSFKPVRTSRRRTSKEGGPTTVNKMSVFSVVLTEDETLPGVSKMVPVDESSEETIQPQSAVLQSQSQDLASEATICEGNPETDQEPSSVIPLSTTIPRTTTTAAAANRGFQEYSIKQDATNLLQSQLKIFSCEFCNKIFKFRHSLMAHLRTHTQEKPFQCPHCDYASAIKANLSVHLRKHTGEKFSCQHCPFNCLSPGHLKVHIERVHLKVKQHCSFCEKKYSDVKNLLKHIEKRHNMKDPAIHQSYQQLRLKTRQGLRQLLYHCPTCNRRFKNLLERERHLLVHGPRPPFACLICDHASTKMATLAAHVRKHLFLYMCCVCDGKFVSSQRLRSHLKESHQAFDQEQAFTDCINISYYLVQPGGGMWGEDEREETGKGMKGGWPRIEQEGEDERMTEEATQNGVGVDECCDGKVERLKVAAGKGLEQDEEEAESPVERAEKVPGKEGEMENGSEQQGSQDGLHQAVSTGSTTPSDQKDEETAAEKSQDNTADTGTPSTADDTHAAESRHTPLLENSNQENTNPSDENTPTPSGENGQTLSEGVTDAFQQSAFQKVISSLQKTPLNMESFQRLRKIYGELECQYCGKLFWYKVHYNAHVRTHTKEHSHYCSKCSYSSITKSSLKRHLIQKHSGLLLPCSHPACQYTTPDKYKLQDHLKTHQEQGQSVTCPVCQKSYSQRRLKQHIKASHPETLPMQGKGLMVQRAEKCPYCDSYFLKNSSDFQRHIWFHQGVKPFVCHMCDYAGRSRSNLKTHMNRHNTERHHLCDLCGKKFKSKNTLKSHRLSHSDEGKRFKCSECDFTSVFKPSLLRHMEQHAQYKPFRCAHCHYSCNIARPLKRHYNMKHPTQKYQNVGPGLPNPDALKQQGGMKCPECEFVYGTKWELNRHLKRKHSLKVVEGSWEVGETVEAQFVALEDEEQLTEVTVASLQDNVDIQQTTECNSETLNAVTSMVAMAPGTVTVVQQVAGEQEDDECTNQLMVVNADGDLSGDQVMVVEDAESLEALSVLAQGDNTHHYIVYVQEHTVEIN, from the exons ATGGAGGATCAAAAAGCGG CTGGTGCCGTGTTCATGTGTCGGCTCTGCCACCTCTTCTCTCCAAGTCGCGCCCAGTTGCTGTCCCACTGCTCCGCAGTGCacagcgagcagcagcagcctccggaTGAGATCATCGTCGCTCTGCGGCCCCTCGCAGCAGAGCCCGTGGACCCGTCTGCAG AGAGACCAGTGAAACGAAAACGAGGACGACCGAAAGGCTCGAAAAAGAAATTGCGCACTGATTTGATAAAGAGCCAGGCTGAATCTACCCAGTCTGATgttcaaagagacaaagaaaaggagaagggagATGAACAATGTAGCTCAGCACAAACTG GTAAAAGCCATGACAGGATACAGGGGCTTGAATGTAGAGACTGCCATCGCTCGTTCAGCAATAGACGACAGATACGGAAACACATATGCATaagagaagaggatgaggaagacgaagaggatAATG GAAGCCCCTGTGGTGGAGCAGGAATGGATGGTTGTGGGAGTCTGGACCCTAAGGGAGCGGATCCACTCCAAAGCCCAGTAAAACCAGGACCCGtgagaaaaaaag GCTTTGGCAGCTTCAAACCCGTGAGAACCAGTCGACGCCGCACCTCTAAAGAAGGAGGTCCGACAACGGTAAACAAAATGTCGGTCTTCAGTGTTGTTCTCACAGAAGATGAAACACTTCCAG GTGTTTCTAAAATGGTACCAGTTGATGAAAGTTCAGAAGAGACCATCCAACCTCAG TCTGCAGTTTTGCAGAGTCAGTCACAAGACCTTGCAAGTGAAGCCACAATCTGCGAGGGTAACCCTGAAACAGATCAGGAGCCAAG CAGTGTGATCCCTTTGTCCACAACAATaccaagaacaacaacaacagcagcagcagccaacaGAGGCTTCCAGGAATATTCTATCAAGCAAGATGCTACAAA TTTACTTCAGAGCCAGTTGAAGATTTTTTCCTGTGagttctgtaacaagatctttAAATTCAGACACTCACTGATGGCCCACCTCAGGACACACACCCAGGAGAAACCTTTTCAGTGTCCACACTGTGACTACGCATCAGCCATTAAAG CCAACCTCAGTGTCCACCTGAGGAAGCACACAGGAGAGAAGTTCAGCTGTCAGCACTGTCCTTTCAACTGCCTCAGCCCAGGACACCTCAAG GTGCACATAGAGCGAGTCCATCTGAAGGTGAAGCAGCACTGCAGCTTCTGTGAGAAAAAATACTCTGATGTAAAGAACTTGCTGAAACACATTGAGAAGAGACATAACATGAAAGACCCTGCTATACACCAGAGCTACCAACAACTAAG GTTGAAGACTCGTCAGGGCCTCAGGCAGCTCCTCTACCACTGTCCCACCTGTAACCGGCGCTTTAAGAACCTGCTGGAGAGGGAGCGTCACCTGTTGGTCCACGGCCCCCGGCCTCCCTTCGCCTGCCTCATCTGTGATCATGCTTCAACGAAGATGGCCACCCTCGCTGCTCACGTCAGGAAGCACCTCTTCCtttacatgtgctgtgtgtgtgacggcAAGTTTGTCAGCTCCCAGAGACTGAGGAGTCATTTGAAAGAGTCTCACCAAGCGTTCGACCAGGAGCAGGCCTTCACAGACTGCATCAACATCAGCTACTACCTGGTGCAGCCAGGAGGAGGAATGTGGGGGGAAGATGAGAGGGAAGAAACAGGGAAAGGGATGAAGGGAGGATGGCCAAGGATAGAGCAGGAGGGTGAAGATGAGAGGATGACGGAGGAGGCCACACAGAATGGTGTCGGAGTGGACGAGTGTTGCGATGGGAAAGTGGAGAGGCTGAAGGTGGCAGCAGGCAAAGGCCTGGAGCAAGATGAGGAAGAAGCTGAATCTCCGGTTGAAAGAGCAGAAAAAGTGCCggggaaagaaggagaaatggaAAACGGAAGTGAACAGCAAGGTTCCCAAGATGGGCTCCATCAAGCTGTTTCTACAGGAAGCACAACTCCCTCTGACCAAAAGGATGAAGAAACTGCTGCCGAAAAGTCCCAGGACAACACGGCCGACACGGGCACCCCTTCAACTGCAGATGATACACATGCAGCAGAGAGCCGTCACACACCTCTGTTAGAGAATAGCAATCAGGAAAACACAAACCCATCTGATGAGAACACACCAACCCCTTCAGGGGAAAATGGTCAAACACTTTCAGAAGGT GTGACGGATGCTTTCCAACAGAGTGCGTTCCAGAAGGTGATCTCATCACTTCAGAAGACTCCGCTCAATATGGAGTCTTTCCAGCGACTCAGGAAAATTTATGGGGAACTGGAATGTCAATACTGTG gTAAACTGTTCTGGTACAAAGTCCACTATAATGCCCATGTACGCACGCACACCAAGGAGCACTCGCATTACTGTTCAAAGTGTAGCTACTCGTCCATCACCAAGAGCTCTTTGAAGCGCCACCTGATCCAGAAGCACAGCGGTTTGCTGCTGCCTTGTTCACATCCCGCCTGTCAATACACCACACCTGACAAGTACAAACTTCAGGAccacctgaagacacatcagGAGCAG GGGCAGTCTGTGACTTGTCCTGTCTGCCAGAAGAGTTATTCCCAGCGAAGACTTAAGCAGCACATCAAAGCATCCCACCCTg aaACGCTGCCGATGCAGGGAAAGGGACTGATGGTTCAGCGGGCAGAGAAGTGCCCCTACTGTGACTCCTACTTCTTAAAGAACAGCAGTGACTTTCAGCGGCACATCTGGTTCCATCAAG gtgtgaagCCCTTCGTCTGCCACATGTGTGACTATGCAGGCCGCAGTCGGAGTAACCTGAAGACTCACATGAACCGAcacaacacagagagacatCACCTCTGTGACCTGTGCGGTAAAAAGTTCAAATCTAAAAACACGCTCAAAAGCCACAGGCTAAGCCACTCTGATGAAG GGAAGCGGTTTAAATGCTCAGAGTGTGACTTCACCTCAGTCTTCAAACCTTCGTTGCTCAGACACATGGAGCAACACGCTCAGTACAAG CCGTTCCGCTGTGCTCACTGCCACTACTCTTGTAACATCGCTCGTCCCTTAAAACGGCACTACAACATGAAACACCCAACCCAGAAATATCAGAATGTCGGACCTGGACTGCCCAACCCTGATGCTCTGAAACAGCAAG GTGGTATGAAGTGTCCTGAATGTGAGTTTGTTTATGGCACCAAATGGGAGCTGAACCGCCATCTGAAGCGCAAGCACAGCCTAAAAGTGGTGGAAGGTTCCTGGGAG GTTGGGGAGACAGTAGAGGCGCAGTTTGTGGCTTTGGAGGACGAAGAGCAGCTGACAGAAGTAACTGTAGCATCCCTGCAGGACAACG TCGATATCCAGCAGACCACTGAATGCAATTCAGAGACTCTCAACGCCGTCACTTCAATGGTCGCCATGGCTCCGGGGACGGTTACCGTTGTACAGCAG GTGGCTGGCGAGCAGGAGGACGATGAGTGCACAAACCAGCTGATGGTGGTGAATGCAGACGGGGATCTAAGTGGTGACCAAGTGATGGTTGTGGAGGACGCAGAGAGCCTGGAGGCTCTGTCAGTTCTCGCTCAGGGAGACAACACTCACCACTATATCGTCTACGTCCAGGAACACACTGTAGAAATCAACTAG
- the LOC119197644 gene encoding zinc finger protein ZFAT-like isoform X4 — protein MCRFKACRSNRSLIITLHVSPCHLSSPCLPAGAVFMCRLCHLFSPSRAQLLSHCSAVHSEQQQPPDEIIVALRPLAAEPVDPSAGKSHDRIQGLECRDCHRSFSNRRQIRKHICIREEDEEDEEDNGSPCGGAGMDGCGSLDPKGADPLQSPVKPGPVRKKGFGSFKPVRTSRRRTSKEGGPTTVNKMSVFSVVLTEDETLPGVSKMVPVDESSEETIQPQSAVLQSQSQDLASEATICEGNPETDQEPSSVIPLSTTIPRTTTTAAAANRGFQEYSIKQDATNLLQSQLKIFSCEFCNKIFKFRHSLMAHLRTHTQEKPFQCPHCDYASAIKANLSVHLRKHTGEKFSCQHCPFNCLSPGHLKVHIERVHLKVKQHCSFCEKKYSDVKNLLKHIEKRHNMKDPAIHQSYQQLRLKTRQGLRQLLYHCPTCNRRFKNLLERERHLLVHGPRPPFACLICDHASTKMATLAAHVRKHLFLYMCCVCDGKFVSSQRLRSHLKESHQAFDQEQAFTDCINISYYLVQPGGGMWGEDEREETGKGMKGGWPRIEQEGEDERMTEEATQNGVGVDECCDGKVERLKVAAGKGLEQDEEEAESPVERAEKVPGKEGEMENGSEQQGSQDGLHQAVSTGSTTPSDQKDEETAAEKSQDNTADTGTPSTADDTHAAESRHTPLLENSNQENTNPSDENTPTPSGENGQTLSEGVTDAFQQSAFQKVISSLQKTPLNMESFQRLRKIYGELECQYCGKLFWYKVHYNAHVRTHTKEHSHYCSKCSYSSITKSSLKRHLIQKHSGLLLPCSHPACQYTTPDKYKLQDHLKTHQEQGQSVTCPVCQKSYSQRRLKQHIKASHPETLPMQGKGLMVQRAEKCPYCDSYFLKNSSDFQRHIWFHQGVKPFVCHMCDYAGRSRSNLKTHMNRHNTERHHLCDLCGKKFKSKNTLKSHRLSHSDEGKRFKCSECDFTSVFKPSLLRHMEQHAQYKPFRCAHCHYSCNIARPLKRHYNMKHPTQKYQNVGPGLPNPDALKQQGGMKCPECEFVYGTKWELNRHLKRKHSLKVVEGSWEVGETVEAQFVALEDEEQLTEVTVASLQDNVDIQQTTECNSETLNAVTSMVAMAPGTVTVVQQVAGEQEDDECTNQLMVVNADGDLSGDQVMVVEDAESLEALSVLAQGDNTHHYIVYVQEHTVEIN, from the exons ATGTGTCGCTTCAAAGCATGCCGATCCAATCGCTCTCTCATAATTACTCTGCACGTTTCTCCCTGCCACCTTTCTTCTCCATGTCTCCCAGCTGGTGCCGTGTTCATGTGTCGGCTCTGCCACCTCTTCTCTCCAAGTCGCGCCCAGTTGCTGTCCCACTGCTCCGCAGTGCacagcgagcagcagcagcctccggaTGAGATCATCGTCGCTCTGCGGCCCCTCGCAGCAGAGCCCGTGGACCCGTCTGCAG GTAAAAGCCATGACAGGATACAGGGGCTTGAATGTAGAGACTGCCATCGCTCGTTCAGCAATAGACGACAGATACGGAAACACATATGCATaagagaagaggatgaggaagacgaagaggatAATG GAAGCCCCTGTGGTGGAGCAGGAATGGATGGTTGTGGGAGTCTGGACCCTAAGGGAGCGGATCCACTCCAAAGCCCAGTAAAACCAGGACCCGtgagaaaaaaag GCTTTGGCAGCTTCAAACCCGTGAGAACCAGTCGACGCCGCACCTCTAAAGAAGGAGGTCCGACAACGGTAAACAAAATGTCGGTCTTCAGTGTTGTTCTCACAGAAGATGAAACACTTCCAG GTGTTTCTAAAATGGTACCAGTTGATGAAAGTTCAGAAGAGACCATCCAACCTCAG TCTGCAGTTTTGCAGAGTCAGTCACAAGACCTTGCAAGTGAAGCCACAATCTGCGAGGGTAACCCTGAAACAGATCAGGAGCCAAG CAGTGTGATCCCTTTGTCCACAACAATaccaagaacaacaacaacagcagcagcagccaacaGAGGCTTCCAGGAATATTCTATCAAGCAAGATGCTACAAA TTTACTTCAGAGCCAGTTGAAGATTTTTTCCTGTGagttctgtaacaagatctttAAATTCAGACACTCACTGATGGCCCACCTCAGGACACACACCCAGGAGAAACCTTTTCAGTGTCCACACTGTGACTACGCATCAGCCATTAAAG CCAACCTCAGTGTCCACCTGAGGAAGCACACAGGAGAGAAGTTCAGCTGTCAGCACTGTCCTTTCAACTGCCTCAGCCCAGGACACCTCAAG GTGCACATAGAGCGAGTCCATCTGAAGGTGAAGCAGCACTGCAGCTTCTGTGAGAAAAAATACTCTGATGTAAAGAACTTGCTGAAACACATTGAGAAGAGACATAACATGAAAGACCCTGCTATACACCAGAGCTACCAACAACTAAG GTTGAAGACTCGTCAGGGCCTCAGGCAGCTCCTCTACCACTGTCCCACCTGTAACCGGCGCTTTAAGAACCTGCTGGAGAGGGAGCGTCACCTGTTGGTCCACGGCCCCCGGCCTCCCTTCGCCTGCCTCATCTGTGATCATGCTTCAACGAAGATGGCCACCCTCGCTGCTCACGTCAGGAAGCACCTCTTCCtttacatgtgctgtgtgtgtgacggcAAGTTTGTCAGCTCCCAGAGACTGAGGAGTCATTTGAAAGAGTCTCACCAAGCGTTCGACCAGGAGCAGGCCTTCACAGACTGCATCAACATCAGCTACTACCTGGTGCAGCCAGGAGGAGGAATGTGGGGGGAAGATGAGAGGGAAGAAACAGGGAAAGGGATGAAGGGAGGATGGCCAAGGATAGAGCAGGAGGGTGAAGATGAGAGGATGACGGAGGAGGCCACACAGAATGGTGTCGGAGTGGACGAGTGTTGCGATGGGAAAGTGGAGAGGCTGAAGGTGGCAGCAGGCAAAGGCCTGGAGCAAGATGAGGAAGAAGCTGAATCTCCGGTTGAAAGAGCAGAAAAAGTGCCggggaaagaaggagaaatggaAAACGGAAGTGAACAGCAAGGTTCCCAAGATGGGCTCCATCAAGCTGTTTCTACAGGAAGCACAACTCCCTCTGACCAAAAGGATGAAGAAACTGCTGCCGAAAAGTCCCAGGACAACACGGCCGACACGGGCACCCCTTCAACTGCAGATGATACACATGCAGCAGAGAGCCGTCACACACCTCTGTTAGAGAATAGCAATCAGGAAAACACAAACCCATCTGATGAGAACACACCAACCCCTTCAGGGGAAAATGGTCAAACACTTTCAGAAGGT GTGACGGATGCTTTCCAACAGAGTGCGTTCCAGAAGGTGATCTCATCACTTCAGAAGACTCCGCTCAATATGGAGTCTTTCCAGCGACTCAGGAAAATTTATGGGGAACTGGAATGTCAATACTGTG gTAAACTGTTCTGGTACAAAGTCCACTATAATGCCCATGTACGCACGCACACCAAGGAGCACTCGCATTACTGTTCAAAGTGTAGCTACTCGTCCATCACCAAGAGCTCTTTGAAGCGCCACCTGATCCAGAAGCACAGCGGTTTGCTGCTGCCTTGTTCACATCCCGCCTGTCAATACACCACACCTGACAAGTACAAACTTCAGGAccacctgaagacacatcagGAGCAG GGGCAGTCTGTGACTTGTCCTGTCTGCCAGAAGAGTTATTCCCAGCGAAGACTTAAGCAGCACATCAAAGCATCCCACCCTg aaACGCTGCCGATGCAGGGAAAGGGACTGATGGTTCAGCGGGCAGAGAAGTGCCCCTACTGTGACTCCTACTTCTTAAAGAACAGCAGTGACTTTCAGCGGCACATCTGGTTCCATCAAG gtgtgaagCCCTTCGTCTGCCACATGTGTGACTATGCAGGCCGCAGTCGGAGTAACCTGAAGACTCACATGAACCGAcacaacacagagagacatCACCTCTGTGACCTGTGCGGTAAAAAGTTCAAATCTAAAAACACGCTCAAAAGCCACAGGCTAAGCCACTCTGATGAAG GGAAGCGGTTTAAATGCTCAGAGTGTGACTTCACCTCAGTCTTCAAACCTTCGTTGCTCAGACACATGGAGCAACACGCTCAGTACAAG CCGTTCCGCTGTGCTCACTGCCACTACTCTTGTAACATCGCTCGTCCCTTAAAACGGCACTACAACATGAAACACCCAACCCAGAAATATCAGAATGTCGGACCTGGACTGCCCAACCCTGATGCTCTGAAACAGCAAG GTGGTATGAAGTGTCCTGAATGTGAGTTTGTTTATGGCACCAAATGGGAGCTGAACCGCCATCTGAAGCGCAAGCACAGCCTAAAAGTGGTGGAAGGTTCCTGGGAG GTTGGGGAGACAGTAGAGGCGCAGTTTGTGGCTTTGGAGGACGAAGAGCAGCTGACAGAAGTAACTGTAGCATCCCTGCAGGACAACG TCGATATCCAGCAGACCACTGAATGCAATTCAGAGACTCTCAACGCCGTCACTTCAATGGTCGCCATGGCTCCGGGGACGGTTACCGTTGTACAGCAG GTGGCTGGCGAGCAGGAGGACGATGAGTGCACAAACCAGCTGATGGTGGTGAATGCAGACGGGGATCTAAGTGGTGACCAAGTGATGGTTGTGGAGGACGCAGAGAGCCTGGAGGCTCTGTCAGTTCTCGCTCAGGGAGACAACACTCACCACTATATCGTCTACGTCCAGGAACACACTGTAGAAATCAACTAG
- the LOC119197644 gene encoding zinc finger protein ZFAT-like isoform X2 translates to MCRFKACRSNRSLIITLHVSPCHLSSPCLPAGAVFMCRLCHLFSPSRAQLLSHCSAVHSEQQQPPDEIIVALRPLAAEPVDPSAERPVKRKRGRPKGSKKKLRTDLIKSQAESTQSDVQRDKEKEKGDEQCSSAQTGKSHDRIQGLECRDCHRSFSNRRQIRKHICIREEDEEDEEDNGSPCGGAGMDGCGSLDPKGADPLQSPVKPGPVRKKGFGSFKPVRTSRRRTSKEGGPTTVNKMSVFSVVLTEDETLPGVSKMVPVDESSEETIQPQSAVLQSQSQDLASEATICEGNPETDQEPSVIPLSTTIPRTTTTAAAANRGFQEYSIKQDATNLLQSQLKIFSCEFCNKIFKFRHSLMAHLRTHTQEKPFQCPHCDYASAIKANLSVHLRKHTGEKFSCQHCPFNCLSPGHLKVHIERVHLKVKQHCSFCEKKYSDVKNLLKHIEKRHNMKDPAIHQSYQQLRLKTRQGLRQLLYHCPTCNRRFKNLLERERHLLVHGPRPPFACLICDHASTKMATLAAHVRKHLFLYMCCVCDGKFVSSQRLRSHLKESHQAFDQEQAFTDCINISYYLVQPGGGMWGEDEREETGKGMKGGWPRIEQEGEDERMTEEATQNGVGVDECCDGKVERLKVAAGKGLEQDEEEAESPVERAEKVPGKEGEMENGSEQQGSQDGLHQAVSTGSTTPSDQKDEETAAEKSQDNTADTGTPSTADDTHAAESRHTPLLENSNQENTNPSDENTPTPSGENGQTLSEGVTDAFQQSAFQKVISSLQKTPLNMESFQRLRKIYGELECQYCGKLFWYKVHYNAHVRTHTKEHSHYCSKCSYSSITKSSLKRHLIQKHSGLLLPCSHPACQYTTPDKYKLQDHLKTHQEQGQSVTCPVCQKSYSQRRLKQHIKASHPETLPMQGKGLMVQRAEKCPYCDSYFLKNSSDFQRHIWFHQGVKPFVCHMCDYAGRSRSNLKTHMNRHNTERHHLCDLCGKKFKSKNTLKSHRLSHSDEGKRFKCSECDFTSVFKPSLLRHMEQHAQYKPFRCAHCHYSCNIARPLKRHYNMKHPTQKYQNVGPGLPNPDALKQQGGMKCPECEFVYGTKWELNRHLKRKHSLKVVEGSWEVGETVEAQFVALEDEEQLTEVTVASLQDNVDIQQTTECNSETLNAVTSMVAMAPGTVTVVQQVAGEQEDDECTNQLMVVNADGDLSGDQVMVVEDAESLEALSVLAQGDNTHHYIVYVQEHTVEIN, encoded by the exons ATGTGTCGCTTCAAAGCATGCCGATCCAATCGCTCTCTCATAATTACTCTGCACGTTTCTCCCTGCCACCTTTCTTCTCCATGTCTCCCAGCTGGTGCCGTGTTCATGTGTCGGCTCTGCCACCTCTTCTCTCCAAGTCGCGCCCAGTTGCTGTCCCACTGCTCCGCAGTGCacagcgagcagcagcagcctccggaTGAGATCATCGTCGCTCTGCGGCCCCTCGCAGCAGAGCCCGTGGACCCGTCTGCAG AGAGACCAGTGAAACGAAAACGAGGACGACCGAAAGGCTCGAAAAAGAAATTGCGCACTGATTTGATAAAGAGCCAGGCTGAATCTACCCAGTCTGATgttcaaagagacaaagaaaaggagaagggagATGAACAATGTAGCTCAGCACAAACTG GTAAAAGCCATGACAGGATACAGGGGCTTGAATGTAGAGACTGCCATCGCTCGTTCAGCAATAGACGACAGATACGGAAACACATATGCATaagagaagaggatgaggaagacgaagaggatAATG GAAGCCCCTGTGGTGGAGCAGGAATGGATGGTTGTGGGAGTCTGGACCCTAAGGGAGCGGATCCACTCCAAAGCCCAGTAAAACCAGGACCCGtgagaaaaaaag GCTTTGGCAGCTTCAAACCCGTGAGAACCAGTCGACGCCGCACCTCTAAAGAAGGAGGTCCGACAACGGTAAACAAAATGTCGGTCTTCAGTGTTGTTCTCACAGAAGATGAAACACTTCCAG GTGTTTCTAAAATGGTACCAGTTGATGAAAGTTCAGAAGAGACCATCCAACCTCAG TCTGCAGTTTTGCAGAGTCAGTCACAAGACCTTGCAAGTGAAGCCACAATCTGCGAGGGTAACCCTGAAACAGATCAGGAGCCAAG TGTGATCCCTTTGTCCACAACAATaccaagaacaacaacaacagcagcagcagccaacaGAGGCTTCCAGGAATATTCTATCAAGCAAGATGCTACAAA TTTACTTCAGAGCCAGTTGAAGATTTTTTCCTGTGagttctgtaacaagatctttAAATTCAGACACTCACTGATGGCCCACCTCAGGACACACACCCAGGAGAAACCTTTTCAGTGTCCACACTGTGACTACGCATCAGCCATTAAAG CCAACCTCAGTGTCCACCTGAGGAAGCACACAGGAGAGAAGTTCAGCTGTCAGCACTGTCCTTTCAACTGCCTCAGCCCAGGACACCTCAAG GTGCACATAGAGCGAGTCCATCTGAAGGTGAAGCAGCACTGCAGCTTCTGTGAGAAAAAATACTCTGATGTAAAGAACTTGCTGAAACACATTGAGAAGAGACATAACATGAAAGACCCTGCTATACACCAGAGCTACCAACAACTAAG GTTGAAGACTCGTCAGGGCCTCAGGCAGCTCCTCTACCACTGTCCCACCTGTAACCGGCGCTTTAAGAACCTGCTGGAGAGGGAGCGTCACCTGTTGGTCCACGGCCCCCGGCCTCCCTTCGCCTGCCTCATCTGTGATCATGCTTCAACGAAGATGGCCACCCTCGCTGCTCACGTCAGGAAGCACCTCTTCCtttacatgtgctgtgtgtgtgacggcAAGTTTGTCAGCTCCCAGAGACTGAGGAGTCATTTGAAAGAGTCTCACCAAGCGTTCGACCAGGAGCAGGCCTTCACAGACTGCATCAACATCAGCTACTACCTGGTGCAGCCAGGAGGAGGAATGTGGGGGGAAGATGAGAGGGAAGAAACAGGGAAAGGGATGAAGGGAGGATGGCCAAGGATAGAGCAGGAGGGTGAAGATGAGAGGATGACGGAGGAGGCCACACAGAATGGTGTCGGAGTGGACGAGTGTTGCGATGGGAAAGTGGAGAGGCTGAAGGTGGCAGCAGGCAAAGGCCTGGAGCAAGATGAGGAAGAAGCTGAATCTCCGGTTGAAAGAGCAGAAAAAGTGCCggggaaagaaggagaaatggaAAACGGAAGTGAACAGCAAGGTTCCCAAGATGGGCTCCATCAAGCTGTTTCTACAGGAAGCACAACTCCCTCTGACCAAAAGGATGAAGAAACTGCTGCCGAAAAGTCCCAGGACAACACGGCCGACACGGGCACCCCTTCAACTGCAGATGATACACATGCAGCAGAGAGCCGTCACACACCTCTGTTAGAGAATAGCAATCAGGAAAACACAAACCCATCTGATGAGAACACACCAACCCCTTCAGGGGAAAATGGTCAAACACTTTCAGAAGGT GTGACGGATGCTTTCCAACAGAGTGCGTTCCAGAAGGTGATCTCATCACTTCAGAAGACTCCGCTCAATATGGAGTCTTTCCAGCGACTCAGGAAAATTTATGGGGAACTGGAATGTCAATACTGTG gTAAACTGTTCTGGTACAAAGTCCACTATAATGCCCATGTACGCACGCACACCAAGGAGCACTCGCATTACTGTTCAAAGTGTAGCTACTCGTCCATCACCAAGAGCTCTTTGAAGCGCCACCTGATCCAGAAGCACAGCGGTTTGCTGCTGCCTTGTTCACATCCCGCCTGTCAATACACCACACCTGACAAGTACAAACTTCAGGAccacctgaagacacatcagGAGCAG GGGCAGTCTGTGACTTGTCCTGTCTGCCAGAAGAGTTATTCCCAGCGAAGACTTAAGCAGCACATCAAAGCATCCCACCCTg aaACGCTGCCGATGCAGGGAAAGGGACTGATGGTTCAGCGGGCAGAGAAGTGCCCCTACTGTGACTCCTACTTCTTAAAGAACAGCAGTGACTTTCAGCGGCACATCTGGTTCCATCAAG gtgtgaagCCCTTCGTCTGCCACATGTGTGACTATGCAGGCCGCAGTCGGAGTAACCTGAAGACTCACATGAACCGAcacaacacagagagacatCACCTCTGTGACCTGTGCGGTAAAAAGTTCAAATCTAAAAACACGCTCAAAAGCCACAGGCTAAGCCACTCTGATGAAG GGAAGCGGTTTAAATGCTCAGAGTGTGACTTCACCTCAGTCTTCAAACCTTCGTTGCTCAGACACATGGAGCAACACGCTCAGTACAAG CCGTTCCGCTGTGCTCACTGCCACTACTCTTGTAACATCGCTCGTCCCTTAAAACGGCACTACAACATGAAACACCCAACCCAGAAATATCAGAATGTCGGACCTGGACTGCCCAACCCTGATGCTCTGAAACAGCAAG GTGGTATGAAGTGTCCTGAATGTGAGTTTGTTTATGGCACCAAATGGGAGCTGAACCGCCATCTGAAGCGCAAGCACAGCCTAAAAGTGGTGGAAGGTTCCTGGGAG GTTGGGGAGACAGTAGAGGCGCAGTTTGTGGCTTTGGAGGACGAAGAGCAGCTGACAGAAGTAACTGTAGCATCCCTGCAGGACAACG TCGATATCCAGCAGACCACTGAATGCAATTCAGAGACTCTCAACGCCGTCACTTCAATGGTCGCCATGGCTCCGGGGACGGTTACCGTTGTACAGCAG GTGGCTGGCGAGCAGGAGGACGATGAGTGCACAAACCAGCTGATGGTGGTGAATGCAGACGGGGATCTAAGTGGTGACCAAGTGATGGTTGTGGAGGACGCAGAGAGCCTGGAGGCTCTGTCAGTTCTCGCTCAGGGAGACAACACTCACCACTATATCGTCTACGTCCAGGAACACACTGTAGAAATCAACTAG